The Raphanus sativus cultivar WK10039 chromosome 6, ASM80110v3, whole genome shotgun sequence sequence ttcatttcttgtGGGTGTGATGAGGAAGAAAAGAGTTATTACCACAAGGATATCATCAGTTGGGCTGAGAAGAGAGGATACTTGATCCAAAAATTTTGGATTCTTCACTCTCCCTAGTGTATCACACAGATCAAGAGGGTCTTAAATATGTACATCTAAATTGGATAATAACTCAACTTGATTTTGATTACCTTGAGGTGTGTTGAGCATGTAGGGAACGTTGAGGATTTTAGGTGCCAGACAATGGCCTCTCCTGAACTCTTCCTCGGTCCTGCATGTAGAAATTAACAATTTGAATTTGGTTACTTGCACATAGTGATGATGGGACAATAGAGCGCACCTAACATCAAGATATTGATGGTCGGACTGGAGGAGAGCCTTGGCTTGGCTCACATCAACAGTAACAACTTCTTCTGGCTTTGATGGAAACATCTTATTAATAgcgaagaaaagaagaagaagaagatgaaagctTTAGGAAGAGAGCAGATGATAATAAATAACCCGGAGAGCAGAACATTAACAGATAATGTTATTTATTAACATACGCATTATGGtcaatataaatatcataaatagtATATGATTTAGCCATTACAAATTTGTTGCTATAGACAAGCAAAATGAAATCTAGAATAAAGAACATAAAGATAAGTATAACAGACCTTAGACAGCTAAGTAAAGCCCACCTAGTAAACGTGTTCACTTCTCACTAGTTTGAAATAATGGAAAGAAATTAGCGTGAATTATTAACATGTAAAACTAATATTCCTTATTTGGCGTCCAAaccaaaaaatttaaacaaaaaggaTGACCCTAAACACAAGTTTCTCATGTTGCTCATTCACTGAATCCAGTGGAAACAATGTTGTCGATGGAAACAAGGATGGAACTGCGCAACTAACGATCCCATGGTGAAGTCATTTTATTGGGTGGAACGTTAGGTATGGATGAGGGGATGACGTCTCATTCTTCCTCTCcttaattgttaatatattacAATAAAAATCAAAAGCCACGTTCCATTCCACCATGTATGGGGAATTTCGGATTCAgtatttttaaactataataaaCTTCGGGACAAGCTATTCACATCAAAGTGTAAGATTGGCCCTGGATCTTGTACCTCATCTGACACGGACAATCTAAAAAAGAATTTGTTTCAATCGATTTGGTTGCCTTCTAtgtacaaacacacacacaaacaaggTCGGTCTTAACTCAAAAAACATGAACTGATATATCATATTCGCAAATAAAAAGATTACGAAACAACACTCACATACACACACAATGATCATTtatatgtgaaaaaaaaaagctaggaTGACTCCCAGctttatgtatacatatacaAATAATGTACACATGTAAAGAACAACAATCAGGCAAGTAACAAAAGAACtcatgatctttttttttttttaaatagtatcgACCAATATGGCAAATCGGCTTATCCCAACATGATCTCCCCATTCAATATCACGGGAACATCAGACCGATGCAAACATGGCCCTGATCCACAGAAACCGAGCACTGATATCTTGCAGCCAATCTTAAAGGCTTTGACTGGATTGAGCAAAGGTGAATCTTCCCGTACTTGTACCTGTTCTTGGACTATCTCCTTTATGTGCCTGCAAACAACAAAAACATCGTCTTGAATCCaccaaaaaaacacacaaaaaaaggaACTAGCCAGGGTTTTAACTCTCATGGGGGCTCACCTGGGAAGACATAGTCTGTGCTCTTATATCATGCTTGCACACGGGGCAGGATGTACCCCATTTTGTCAACCAAGAATCAATACAGCTCAAGTGAAAAGCTGCACAAGTGAGTGATTCACCCCCAAAGCTTagctaaactaaaaaaaaaaagccaaaaaTCAAACAATTATTTACCATGTTGGCAGGGAAGTAGTCTGAGTGACTCTCCAAACCTATAATCCTCGAGGCACACAGCACACGTATCTCCTCCTTCGCGAAAAGAATCAGAGAAGGTGAAGGTGGGGAGGGCGCGGACGAGGTTAGGATCCAGTGACAAGGTGCGGTTGTTGTGGCTACTAGTACCACGATAACGCCATTGGGTCCAGTGTCTAGGAGCAAAGAAGGCGAGCAAGAGGAAAGTAACGAtgagaaggagagagaagaaagagatggCGAGGACGGTCCAAGCACTGCCCTTGGTTGGGGGGTAAATGCAGCATTCGCCCTCTCTCCCTCTCGCGTGCTTTCTCAGGATCTCACCCGCAACGTTCGAAACGAAGACTGCAGTAACTGTTATCTCTTCACTAGTGTTCACCTTCACtgtgcaaagaaaaaaaaaacagatgtttatttgttttggaATCCAAAATTGATTTAAATGATTTGAGGCATACTAATGAGGAGATCTTCGTTGTCTAAGTTGTCGTAGACGATCACAGCTTGGAAACCGGAGGTCTGGGCGTGGAGAAGCTTTTCCTCGAATGAGCATTCGCCACGGATGATGAGAGCGAACTTGGTTCTATGTTGAGTCTGGTTTGATGCgaggaggagaggagaggagcaACCGTCGGGAGGATCGGGGACGAAGAGAGCTCCGCATATTCCGTTTCTGGGGACGGAGCCGTCTACAAGGAACaattgaatttaaaaagaaaaaaaaaatcagacagATAAgcagtgagagagagagagagagattgaccGACCGAATTTGGCGGGGAGATGAGGAAAAGAGGCGGAGATGGAGTTGAGTACGACGGTGGCAGTCGTTAATTGTAAGAGAAAAGGAGCTGTTGCGAGTAGACATACAATAGCATCtctcatctctttctctctctcggCCCTCGCCTGGTGGATCGATTCGATGGCTTTTCCGTTTCAGGCGGTCGCAAAAAAAACGCCTTTGCTTTTCCACAACCGAACCTTCTACTCAACTCAGAGGCTCTAGTTCTTTTTTTCTAACTACCAACGTGGCCGTTTATTTGGTTGTGGTCGTGGTGAAGGAAACATACAAAAGGAAACAGACTAGTCATAGTCACCCTCCTCTGCTAGAATTAGAATTAAGAAAACCAAAAGTCCGAGAGAGAGTTGCACCACTTCCAGGAGATCAATACTCAGATCATGGTAATTCGAGCTAAGATGCATATGTAATGTCCTGTCCGTCTATAGCTAACGAGCCTCGCGGGTTTCATTTCGTGTGGCGGGCTAGCTAATGGACCTCGCAGATTCTATTCCAAATGATAGGCGGTGCGTTAACTTTTTGTAGGTTCGAAAATTATTGAATAATTGCACTCTTTATCCACCAAATTCACCATATTTGCATTCCACATACTAAATTTTCCTAATTTTCTTCCTCCCATCACCACCGTTTCCCTCTCCCCCCCTTCC is a genomic window containing:
- the LOC108812381 gene encoding thiosulfate sulfurtransferase 18 isoform X2, with product MFPSKPEEVVTVDVSQAKALLQSDHQYLDVRTEEEFRRGHCLAPKILNVPYMLNTPQGRVKNPKFLDQVSSLLSPTDDILVGCQSGARSFNATSELVAAGYKKVRNVGGGYLAWVDQNFPINKEQQQSAN
- the LOC108812381 gene encoding thiosulfate sulfurtransferase 18 isoform X1, translated to MFPSKPEEVVTVDVSQAKALLQSDHQYLDVRCALLSHHHYVQVTKFKLLISTCRTEEEFRRGHCLAPKILNVPYMLNTPQGRVKNPKFLDQVSSLLSPTDDILVGCQSGARSFNATSELVAAGYKKVRNVGGGYLAWVDQNFPINKEQQQSAN
- the LOC108812380 gene encoding receptor homology region, transmembrane domain- and RING domain-containing protein 1, with translation MRDAIVCLLATAPFLLQLTTATVVLNSISASFPHLPAKFDGSVPRNGICGALFVPDPPDGCSSPLLLASNQTQHRTKFALIIRGECSFEEKLLHAQTSGFQAVIVYDNLDNEDLLIMKVNTSEEITVTAVFVSNVAGEILRKHARGREGECCIYPPTKGSAWTVLAISFFSLLLIVTFLLLAFFAPRHWTQWRYRGTSSHNNRTLSLDPNLVRALPTFTFSDSFREGGDTCAVCLEDYRFGESLRLLPCQHAFHLSCIDSWLTKWGTSCPVCKHDIRAQTMSSQAHKGDSPRTGTSTGRFTFAQSSQSL